A genome region from Portunus trituberculatus isolate SZX2019 chromosome 18, ASM1759143v1, whole genome shotgun sequence includes the following:
- the LOC123505369 gene encoding uncharacterized protein LOC123505369, with protein MAARTDRQLKEELDIEMVDSVFWTDSMAVLQYIRNTERRFHTFVANRVATISEYSNICQWRHVRSTLNPADDASRGILGSELHNECRWIQGPTFLALKEEDWPQTTLTIPDIMADDPEVKKTSICLATTAAGRDSDIIKTLWAQYSSWYRLRKTVCMAQTIHTMVRSKIQQDCM; from the coding sequence ATGGCAGCTCGGACTGACAGACAATTGAAAGAAGAACTAGACATCGAAATGGTGGACTCGGTGTTTTGGACGGACAGCATGGCAGTTCTTCAATACATACGAAACACTGAGAGACGCTTCCACACCTTCGTAGCCAACAGAGTGGCTACCATAAGTGAatactcaaacatctgtcaatGGCGCCACGTTAGGTCGACACTCAATCCAGCAGATGATGCTAGCCGTGGAATACTGGGAAGTGAACTGCATAATGAGTGTCGATGGATCCAAGGCCCCACATTCCTCGCcttgaaggaagaagattggCCACAGACAACACTAACAATCCCAGATATTATGGCTGATGACCCGGAAGTGAAGAAAACTTCCATATGTTTGGCAACTACAGCAGCAGGAAGGGATAGTGACATCATAAAGACATTGTGGGCGCAGTACTCATCATGGTATCGGTTACGGAAAACCGTTTGCATGGCTCAGACGATTCATACAATGGTGCGTAGCAAGATCCAACAAGACTGCATGTGA